The Coffea arabica cultivar ET-39 chromosome 1e, Coffea Arabica ET-39 HiFi, whole genome shotgun sequence genome has a window encoding:
- the LOC113723311 gene encoding pentatricopeptide repeat-containing protein At2g02980, chloroplastic-like, whose amino-acid sequence MISRQIETLLQRSKTTGHLLQLQSLSIKTALDHQEHFFSRLILASSLISLQISREIFDKSPITPSRFAWNTLIKGYSKSSIPLESVKMFVDLQRFGIKPDKYTYPFVLKACGRFSMVGLGGTLHSMVLKMGFDWDLHICNTLLRMYGGLHLIAYSRQVFDEMSHRDVVSWSSMIASYVNCNCPVNAITVFQDMIIQHEKPNSITLVSLLAACTRLLNVKLGESIHSHILTNGVGLNVELGTALLEMYAKCGHMLEAFLIFDSISHKNLQSWTVMISSLADNGFGEEAMSLFSKMEEAGLQPDSKSFSAVLSACSHMGLVDEGKDYFDKMVKVHNIRPTMEHYGCLVDMFGRAGKIEEAYHVIKSMPMEPNSVVLRSFISSCRYHGRIVCEEKHLQQLLLKIEPDVGANYVLAGSMCSLSGYWSDTNDLRVSMNKKGLKKVPGSSWVQLSSA is encoded by the exons ATGATTTCCCGCCAGATTGAGACCCTGTTACAACGGTCAAAAACCACTGGTCATCTTCTTCAACTGCAATCTCTCAGCATCAAAACGGCTCTAGATCATCAAGAACACTTCTTTTCTAGACTTATACTTGCCTCGTCTTTAATATCACTACAAATTTCAAGAGAAATCTTTGACAAATCACCGATTACACCATCACGTTTTGCTTGGAATACACTGATTAAAGGGTATTCAAAGAGCTCAATACCGTTAGAGTCGGTAAAAATGTTCGTTGATCTTCAAAGAtttgggataaaacccgataaATATACATACCCTTTTGTGCTCAAAGCTTGCGGGCGTTTCTCAATGGTTGGACTAGGTGGGACTCTGCATTCAATGGTGTTGAAAATGGGTTTTGATTGGGATTTACATATATGCAATACACTGCTCAGAATGTATGGAGGGCTTCATCTGATTGCGTATTCGAggcaagtgtttgatgaaatgtctcACAGAGATGTGGTTTCTTGGAGTTCTATGATTGCTTCTTATGTTAATTG TAACTGTCCTGTAAATGCTATAACTGTTTTCCAAGACATGATCATACAACATGAGAAGCCAAACTCCATCACTTTGGTTAGCCTGCTTGCTGCATGTACTCGTCTCCTCAATGTCAAGCTTGGAGAATCCATTCATTCCCACATTCTAACTAACGGTGTTGGATTGAATGTTGAACTGGGAACTGCTCTTCTTGAGATGTATGCAAAATGTGGTCACATGCTGGAAGCGTTCCTTATTTTTGATTCAATAAGTCATAAAAATTTGCAGTCTTGGACTGTCATGATTTCTAGCCTTGCAGATAATGGCTTTGGGGAAGAAGCTATGTCATTGTTTTCAAAAATGGAAGAAGCTGGCCTGCAGCCTGATAGTAAGTCATTTTCTGCAGTTCTTTCTGCATGTAGTCACATGGGTCTTGTTGATGAGGGAAAAgattattttgataaaatggtaAAGGTTCATAACATCAGGCCAACCATGGAACATTATGGTTGCTTGGTGGACATGTTTGGTCGTGCTGGAAAGATCGAAGAAGCTTATCATGTTATAAAGAGCATGCCTATGGAGCCTAATTCTGTTGTATTGAGGAGCTTCATCAGTTCATGCAGATATCATGGCCgtattgtttgtgaagaaaaacaTCTTCAGCAACTTCTTCTTAAAATAGAGCCTGACGTTGGAGCAAATTATGTGCTTGCTGGGAGTATGTGCTCTCTTTCTGGCTATTGGAGTGACACTAATGACCTTAGAGTTTCCATGAACAAAAAAGGTTTAAAGAAGGTTCCAGGGAGCAGTTGGGTGCAGCTGTCTAGTGCCTAA